A window from Pseudomonas frederiksbergensis encodes these proteins:
- a CDS encoding alginate biosynthesis protein Alg44: MNTAVNANVVHESEAQRQHARVKIPAKLRFFGPDRTPVEARVIDLSAGGLAFNAGQLPLKIGDVYKARLQFVIDNLGLAMDVELLVRSHDRETGRTGCQFQNLESQDISTLRHLITSHLAGDIVTMGEVLATLQRDNFTKARKNKDGGHGMTPFGRLRAVTFSLAIFLVGLTAFGFIFKSVYGMYFVSHAQAGLVSVAGMNITMPRDGTVKSLIKTDGVAAKGAPLATFSTSMLDVLKGHLDDNQLQPAKVEELFGKQMTGTLTSPCDCTVAQQMVADGQYANKGDVIFQLVPRNSEANIEARFSYRQFGDVLPGSSVSFQIAGEDKTRSGTIVSSTSLKSADLSSDIRVLIKPDEPLDSKFAGRPVEVNANRGPNLNWLIDKAMAAGR, translated from the coding sequence ATGAATACCGCCGTCAACGCCAACGTAGTGCATGAATCAGAAGCCCAGCGCCAGCATGCCCGGGTAAAAATCCCGGCCAAGCTGCGCTTCTTCGGCCCTGACCGGACCCCGGTAGAAGCTCGGGTCATCGACCTCTCCGCTGGCGGCCTGGCGTTCAACGCCGGTCAGCTGCCATTGAAGATCGGCGACGTGTACAAGGCGCGTTTGCAGTTCGTCATCGATAACCTTGGCCTGGCCATGGACGTCGAGTTACTGGTGCGCTCCCACGACCGCGAAACCGGTCGTACCGGTTGCCAGTTCCAGAACCTCGAATCCCAGGACATTTCCACCCTGCGCCACCTGATCACTTCTCACCTGGCCGGCGACATCGTCACCATGGGTGAAGTGCTGGCCACCCTGCAACGCGACAACTTCACCAAGGCGCGCAAGAACAAGGATGGCGGCCACGGCATGACCCCGTTCGGTCGTCTGCGTGCCGTGACCTTCAGCTTGGCGATCTTTCTCGTCGGCCTGACGGCATTCGGCTTCATCTTCAAGTCGGTGTACGGCATGTACTTCGTCAGCCACGCCCAGGCCGGTCTGGTCAGCGTTGCGGGCATGAACATCACCATGCCGCGCGATGGCACCGTGAAGAGCCTGATCAAGACCGACGGCGTTGCCGCCAAGGGCGCGCCGCTTGCGACCTTCAGCACCAGCATGCTCGATGTGCTCAAGGGCCATCTTGACGACAATCAATTGCAACCGGCCAAGGTTGAAGAACTGTTCGGCAAGCAAATGACCGGCACCCTGACGTCGCCGTGCGATTGCACCGTAGCGCAGCAAATGGTCGCCGACGGTCAGTACGCCAACAAGGGCGACGTGATCTTCCAACTGGTGCCGCGTAACAGCGAAGCCAACATTGAAGCGCGCTTCTCCTATCGCCAGTTCGGCGACGTGCTGCCAGGCAGCTCGGTCAGCTTCCAGATTGCCGGCGAAGACAAAACCCGCTCCGGCACGATCGTCAGCAGCACCAGCCTGAAAAGCGCCGACCTGTCGTCCGACATCCGCGTGCTGATCAAGCCTGATGAGCCGCTGGACAGCAAATTCGCCGGTCGCCCGGTTGAAGTCAACGCCAACCGCGGTCCGAACCTGAACTGGCTGATCGATAAAGCCATGGCCGCCGGTCGTTAA
- the alg8 gene encoding mannuronan synthase, which produces MHRLKHGLLQVAGWLFYLSILMGIAMALPASTFDSESKDFIFLIGIVGIWRYSMGATHFLRGMLFLYVVYPHLRRKVRKLGEAANPSHVFLMVTSFRIDALTTAQVYASVIREAIDCGLPTTMVCSIVEMSDEKLVKSLWTKMNPPARVKLDFVRIPGTGKRDGLAYGFRAISRHLPDDRAVVAVIDGDTVLAEGVVLKTVPWFQLFGNVGGLTTNEFCEVRGGYIMSEWHKLRFAQRHINMCSMALSKRVLTMTGRMSVFRATVVTNPDFIADVESDSLQHWRLGRFKFLTGDDKSSWFSLMRLGYDTFYVPDAAIHTVEHPPEKSFIKASRKLMFRWYGNNLRQNSRALGLGMKRLGLFTSVVLFDQRVSMWTSLLGLTVALIATFKYGAAFILVYLLWIGITRLILTVLLSLSGHTIGPAYPAILYYNQIVGALVKIYVFFRLDRQSWSRQPTSLTRDLASFQGWFNTWSSRTMTFSAGSIFVAVLLMMV; this is translated from the coding sequence GGACTTCATCTTCCTGATCGGTATCGTCGGTATCTGGCGCTACTCGATGGGTGCTACGCACTTTCTGCGCGGCATGCTGTTTCTGTACGTGGTCTACCCGCACCTGCGGCGCAAAGTGCGCAAGCTGGGTGAAGCGGCAAACCCGTCCCATGTGTTTCTGATGGTCACCAGTTTCCGTATCGACGCGCTGACCACCGCCCAGGTCTACGCCTCGGTGATTCGCGAAGCCATCGACTGCGGCCTGCCGACCACCATGGTCTGCTCCATCGTGGAAATGTCCGATGAGAAGCTGGTGAAAAGCCTCTGGACCAAAATGAATCCACCGGCTCGCGTCAAGCTCGACTTCGTGCGCATTCCCGGCACCGGCAAGCGCGATGGCCTGGCCTACGGTTTCCGCGCCATCTCCCGCCATTTACCGGACGACCGCGCCGTGGTTGCAGTGATCGATGGCGACACCGTGCTTGCCGAAGGCGTCGTGCTCAAGACCGTGCCGTGGTTCCAGCTGTTCGGCAATGTCGGCGGCCTGACCACCAACGAGTTCTGCGAAGTTCGCGGCGGCTACATCATGAGCGAGTGGCACAAACTGCGCTTCGCCCAGCGTCACATCAACATGTGCTCGATGGCCTTGTCCAAGCGCGTGCTGACCATGACCGGGCGGATGTCGGTATTCCGCGCCACTGTGGTGACCAACCCGGACTTCATCGCCGACGTGGAAAGCGATTCGCTGCAACACTGGCGCCTGGGTCGCTTCAAGTTCCTTACCGGTGATGACAAGTCGAGCTGGTTCAGCTTGATGCGCCTGGGCTACGACACGTTTTATGTGCCGGACGCCGCCATTCACACCGTGGAACACCCGCCGGAAAAAAGCTTCATCAAGGCCAGTCGCAAACTGATGTTCCGCTGGTACGGCAACAACCTGCGGCAGAACTCCCGCGCCCTGGGCCTGGGGATGAAACGTCTCGGCCTGTTCACTTCGGTGGTGCTGTTCGACCAGCGTGTGTCGATGTGGACGTCGCTGCTGGGCCTGACCGTCGCGCTCATCGCCACCTTCAAGTACGGCGCCGCGTTCATCCTGGTTTACCTGCTGTGGATCGGCATTACCCGCCTGATCCTGACCGTGCTGCTGTCTTTGTCCGGTCACACGATCGGCCCGGCCTACCCTGCGATTCTCTATTACAACCAGATCGTCGGCGCGCTGGTGAAGATCTACGTGTTCTTCCGCCTCGACCGACAGTCCTGGAGTCGCCAGCCCACTTCCCTGACCCGTGATCTCGCCAGCTTTCAAGGTTGGTTCAACACTTGGTCGTCTCGGACCATGACCTTCTCCGCCGGCAGCATTTTTGTTGCCGTGCTGCTGATGATGGTCTGA